GGTGGTCAACCGCATGGGGCTTGAAAAGGCGTTCGATGCGGCACTGTTCGAGTCGATCTGCAAAGATGCGGTCCGTGTGCGTTCCGATATCCAATTCAGTTTCAACATCTCGCCCTTCTCACTGCGCAACGAATCTTTCGTCGAAACGATCAAAACAGTCGCGTCGCGGGAAGGGGTGGAGTACGAGCGTATCATCATCGAACTTTTCGAAAACCGGGCTTTCAAGGATATCACCCGCTACAGAATGATCCTCGAAGAGCTCCGGGAACTTGGGATCAAATTCGCCCTCGACAATTTCGGCGCCCCCAACGCGAGTTTCGAATATATCAAAAAGCTGCCTGTCGATATGGTGCAGTTTGACAGAGATTTTACAATTTCTTATAATAATCCGAAAATTTCCTCTCTTCTTAAAGGATATATCCAGGCCTGCCGGAGCATGGGGATCAAAACATTGATCAAATGGGTCGATACCGAAGAGGCGCTGGAGAGGTTCAGACAGCTCGGGATCGACTATATCCAGGGATTCATCGTCTCGAACAGGCCGCTGGGAAGCGAACAACTGATCAAAAAATACGGAGCGAAAAGATGAGATACGGCGAAGAGATTGTAGAGAATTTCGATATCGACAAAGATTTGGAAATCTGGCCCAACAAATTCCGGAAAAACTACAAAATAACGATCACCCTTCCCGAATTCAGCTGCCTGTGCCCCAGAAGCGGCTACCCCGATTACGCCACTTTCGTACTGGAGTATATTCCCGATCTGTGGGTGGTCGAGCTCAAGGCGATCAAACTCTATATCAACTCCTTCAGGAACCGCCACATCAGCCACGAGGAGAGTGCCAATGAAGTGTTCGATGTGCTCTATGAGAAACTGCAGCCCAAATGGATGAAACTGACGGCCGATTTCAACCCAAGAGGCAATGTCCATACGCTCATAGAGATCGACAGTGACCATTTCGAAAAAGAGGTTTGAGATGAAAGAGGTGCGAACCGTCGCGATCGGCGTTATGCTTCTGCTCTTTATCGGAGGGTGCCAGCACTCCAATCCGCGGGAGGCACCCAGGGTGATGGGGGAGCAGAAAAAAAGCGAGTACGCCCGGACGATTCTCGAAAATGCGACACAGCCGAAAACCGAAGACCTCAAAATCAAGAAGATGGAACTCAAGGCCCGCGAAGAGATCGAAAAGATACGGGCCCAGAAGGAGCTGGAGATAGCCAGGCTGAAAGCGGAAAGTGAAAAATCGAAACTGCTCACACAGAAAGAGCTGACGATCAAAAAGATCCAGACGCAGCTCGAGGAGATTCTCGGTGACAGAAAAATGGTGGGCTGGGTCATCGCCCTGTCGGCACTCTTTCTCTTTCTTCTTCTGTGGGTCACGGTCAAGCTCTTCAGGGAGTACCAAAATCACAGAAAACGGCTGGAAGAGGCGAGGATGGCCCATGAAAAGGAGCTTAAAGAGAAGGAGATTCAGGCGCGGCTGGCCGAAAAGATGTTCGAGGCTCTCGGAAGCGGCAATCTGACGGAAGAGCAGCAGAACAGACTGCTCGATTCGCTTGCCGGTGCGAACCGGCAGATATCGTTGAAAAAATGACGTACCGGAACAGGGGTAGATGCTGCGCGCCGTAACGATCCGGACGAACATTTTTTCCAACATTCTTTTTGTCGTCGTAACGGTGGCGGGTTCCCTGCTCGCCCTGCAGTACCATTTTTCGAAAACGATGGCGTATGAGGCGACACAAAGGGGTTTTCTGGATGCGGCGGAAAAGATCACGCTCGATCTGCGCGACAGAGACCGGTTGGTAAAAACGGTTCTCTCCGAACTCTCCTACGACAATGCGTACATCGATTTTTCCGGTGTTTTTCCCCTCAAAACCGTTAGGCGGCTCACCTATACGATGGCCCGTTTCAAACGGATCTACGCCATAAACATCGGCAATCCCTACGGAGATCTTTTCGAAGTCGTCAATATGGCCGGACGCGAGCGCCTCTACAAAACCTATCACGCGCCGCCGCGCACCCGCTGGAGCGTTATCTACATTCACGACACCCCCCAAGGACGCATCAAGCGGTTCGACTACCTCGACGAAGACCTCAAAAGGGTTTTCGGACGCAGCGAACCCTCCGATTTCGATGTCACGACACGGCCATGGTATACCAAAGCGCTGGAGAGCGGCGGCCTCTACCGAACGCTCCCCTACCGTTTCGAAAATCTCAAGGAGGAGGGCATCACCTACTCCAAAACGGTGGGCGCATCCCACAATGTCGTGGCGATCGATCTGACAATCTCCGATCTTGACAACCTTTTGAAAGAGGAGCTTTTCGTTCCCGAGGCGCAAATCTACCTGTTCGACGGAAACGGTACGATCATCGCCGCCACGACGAAAAAACCTGCCCTCGATCCGCCGATGCTCGAAGCAGTCAGACAGAAAGAGTCGGGCCGTGTCTTCACCGCCTCCGTCAATGGAAAGAAGCGATTCATGAGGGTGACACAGCTTTTAGAAGGCATAGGCAAAAATCTCTATCTCGGATTTTCCGTACCGGTTGAGGCGATGATGGGACCTTATCTTCAAAAGATTCTCTACGCTTTTGCGGCGGCGTTGCTGGCACTTCTGTTTGCCATTCCCCTGATACTTCATACAACGGCCCGCATTGTCCGGCCCATCAAAGCCCTGATGAGAGAGAATAAAAAGATCAAGTCCCGCCGGTTCGAAGCGGTCAAACCTGTCTCAACCCGCATCGTCGAGCTTATGCAGCTTTCCGATTCGCTTGTCTTGATGTCCGAAAGCATCCGGGCGTACGAAGAGTCCCTCAAGGAGATGATGGAATCGTTCATCAAACTGATTGCTGGTGCCATCGACGCGAAATCGCCCTATACCGGGGGACACTGCAAGCGGGTCCCTGTCATCGCCCTTATGCTCGCGAAAGCGGCCAGTGCCTCCAGGGAGGGCGAATTCGAAGCCTTCCGGTTCGACAGCGACGAGGCACTCAAAGAGTTCGAACTGGGTGCATGGCTGCACGATTGCGGGAAGATCACGACACCCGAATATGTCGTCGACAAGGCGACGAAACTCGAAACTATCCACAATCGGATCCATGAAATCCGAACCCGGTTCGAAGTGATCTGGCGCGATGTCGAAATCGAATTTTACGAACGGCTGATCGCGGGAGAGGAGAAGGAGCGGCTCGAACGGTGGAAAGAGAAAGAACACCAAAAGCTGATGGAGGAGTTCCGTTTCATTGCGCAGTGCAACCTCGGTTCGGAATTCATGAGCGAGGAGAAAAAAGAGAAAATCCGATCGATCGCGAAAAGAAAGTGGATCCGCCATTTCGACCATATGCTCGGCCTCTCCGAGATAGAACGGGAACGCTACAGATATGTCAGGAAGAAAGAGCCGCCCGTCGAAGAGAACCTTCTGGCCGACCGTCCGGAACATCTTGTCGAACGGTACGATTTCGACGAGGAGGGATACACAAAAAGAGGGTTCAAACTCAAAGTGCCCAAATATCTCTACAACAGGGGAGAGATCCACAATCTCTGCATCGAGAAGGGGACACTGACCGAGGAGGAGCGCTTCAAGATCGAAGAGCATGTCATCATGACGATCCGGATGCTCGAGCAGCTGCCCTATCCGCCGGGAATGGAGAAAATTCCCGAATACGCCGGTACCCACCATGAAACGATGGACGGAACGGGATATCCAAGGAAGCTGGACAAAGAGAGACTTTCCATCCCGGCACGCATCATGGCGATCGCCGATATTTTCGAAGCGCTGACAGCCTCCGACCGTCCCTACAAAAAGATGAAAACGCTCTCGGAAGCGCTGCGCATCATGGCCGCAATGGTGAGAGAAGGCCACCTGGATGCAGAAATTTTCAAACTCTTTTTGAGGTCGGGCATCTACAAAGAGTATGCGCAAAAGTATCTGAAGCCCGAACAGATCGATGCCGTCGACATCGACCGGATTTTAAATGAATCCACAATGAAAATGGTACAATGAAAAAAGTATCCCGAAAGGTTGCATCATGATTGTCCGCCTTCTTTCCATCGCGACGCTGCTGCTGTTTTTCACAGGCTGCAGCGGCCTCAATACGAAAAAGCCCGAACTCTCCGTCGGTATCAACAGTTTCACAATGGTGCCGGGAGAGGGGATGGTTCCCCGTTTCGAGATCGGACTGCACATCGTCAATACGAGTTCTGTGGATATCGATATCAAAGGAATCGTATACAAAATCTATCTGCAGAAGCGTAAAATCGTCACGGGAGCCGCCCACGACCTCCCGAAAATCGCCGCCTACAGCGAAACCGACGTGAAAGTGACCGGGACGCCCGACATTTTCGAAACCATCGGCTTTTTCAAAGATCTGATGTCACAGAAAAAAGAGGCCATCGACTATGTCGTGGATGTCGCTATCG
This genomic interval from Hydrogenimonas urashimensis contains the following:
- the queF gene encoding preQ(1) synthase yields the protein MRYGEEIVENFDIDKDLEIWPNKFRKNYKITITLPEFSCLCPRSGYPDYATFVLEYIPDLWVVELKAIKLYINSFRNRHISHEESANEVFDVLYEKLQPKWMKLTADFNPRGNVHTLIEIDSDHFEKEV
- a CDS encoding HD domain-containing phosphohydrolase, which codes for MLRAVTIRTNIFSNILFVVVTVAGSLLALQYHFSKTMAYEATQRGFLDAAEKITLDLRDRDRLVKTVLSELSYDNAYIDFSGVFPLKTVRRLTYTMARFKRIYAINIGNPYGDLFEVVNMAGRERLYKTYHAPPRTRWSVIYIHDTPQGRIKRFDYLDEDLKRVFGRSEPSDFDVTTRPWYTKALESGGLYRTLPYRFENLKEEGITYSKTVGASHNVVAIDLTISDLDNLLKEELFVPEAQIYLFDGNGTIIAATTKKPALDPPMLEAVRQKESGRVFTASVNGKKRFMRVTQLLEGIGKNLYLGFSVPVEAMMGPYLQKILYAFAAALLALLFAIPLILHTTARIVRPIKALMRENKKIKSRRFEAVKPVSTRIVELMQLSDSLVLMSESIRAYEESLKEMMESFIKLIAGAIDAKSPYTGGHCKRVPVIALMLAKAASASREGEFEAFRFDSDEALKEFELGAWLHDCGKITTPEYVVDKATKLETIHNRIHEIRTRFEVIWRDVEIEFYERLIAGEEKERLERWKEKEHQKLMEEFRFIAQCNLGSEFMSEEKKEKIRSIAKRKWIRHFDHMLGLSEIERERYRYVRKKEPPVEENLLADRPEHLVERYDFDEEGYTKRGFKLKVPKYLYNRGEIHNLCIEKGTLTEEERFKIEEHVIMTIRMLEQLPYPPGMEKIPEYAGTHHETMDGTGYPRKLDKERLSIPARIMAIADIFEALTASDRPYKKMKTLSEALRIMAAMVREGHLDAEIFKLFLRSGIYKEYAQKYLKPEQIDAVDIDRILNESTMKMVQ
- a CDS encoding LEA type 2 family protein, which translates into the protein MIVRLLSIATLLLFFTGCSGLNTKKPELSVGINSFTMVPGEGMVPRFEIGLHIVNTSSVDIDIKGIVYKIYLQKRKIVTGAAHDLPKIAAYSETDVKVTGTPDIFETIGFFKDLMSQKKEAIDYVVDVAIDAGSFIPMIHTKKEGQLSLAGRQVPK